In Burkholderia savannae, one genomic interval encodes:
- a CDS encoding c-type cytochrome, with protein MTVTSRPTAVLAVLCGLLSQTALSQEPQTERAPDTMEARVLACAACHGRRGEGTSNDYFPRLSGKPAGYLYNQLVAFRDGRRKYPPMNYLLAYLPDAYLHRIADHFASQRPPFPAIAAPAVAPAALESGRQLVKSGDPSRKIPACASCHGAALTGMEPAVPGLLGLHAEYLSAQLGAWRYGTRTSIAPDCMQQVASRLTDTDVTAISAWLATQPAPANPSPAPAGSLDMPLACGSEPR; from the coding sequence ATGACAGTGACCTCGAGACCCACCGCTGTACTTGCCGTGCTGTGCGGCTTGCTGAGCCAGACGGCGCTATCCCAGGAACCCCAGACGGAGCGCGCGCCCGACACGATGGAGGCGCGCGTGCTCGCATGCGCCGCATGCCACGGCCGGCGAGGCGAGGGGACGTCGAACGACTACTTCCCGCGCCTGTCCGGCAAGCCCGCCGGCTATCTGTACAACCAGCTCGTCGCGTTTCGCGACGGCCGGCGCAAGTACCCGCCGATGAACTATCTGCTCGCGTACCTGCCGGACGCGTACCTGCACCGGATCGCCGACCACTTCGCGAGCCAGCGGCCGCCGTTCCCGGCGATCGCGGCGCCCGCCGTCGCGCCCGCGGCGCTCGAGAGCGGCCGGCAGCTCGTGAAATCGGGCGACCCGTCGCGCAAGATTCCCGCGTGCGCGTCGTGCCACGGCGCGGCGCTGACGGGCATGGAGCCCGCCGTGCCGGGCCTGCTCGGCCTGCACGCCGAATACCTGAGCGCGCAGCTCGGCGCGTGGCGTTACGGCACCCGCACGTCGATCGCGCCCGACTGCATGCAACAGGTCGCATCCCGCCTCACCGACACGGACGTGACCGCCATCTCCGCGTGGCTCGCTACGCAGCCCGCGCCCGCGAACCCGTCGCCCGCCCCCGCGGGCTCGCTCGACATGCCGCTCGCATGCGGTAGCGAACCGCGTTAA
- a CDS encoding c-type cytochrome, whose amino-acid sequence MSTERLFSIRNRWFTVSVGLTLFAVVASVLIGFVWLPSAQKDAQFQGIWNAICSAAGVPRAWLASQPEPAPSAVKTSTVVVTPQMMAGADSLSIGRGATLAMRCTMCHGARGMSDANSPNLAGQYAAVIYKQLKDFQTGARTNAVMAPMVANLTDQDMRDLAAFYSYLPHTATQLAAAPPKIVASGAPMRNIAPCASCHGGMDNKVGGPRLEGEPEVYINAQLQAFASGARHNDISEQMRNVARQMTPGEIAAAARYYAGRP is encoded by the coding sequence ATGAGCACGGAACGTCTGTTTTCGATTCGCAACCGCTGGTTCACGGTCAGTGTCGGTCTCACGCTGTTCGCGGTGGTCGCGTCGGTGCTGATCGGCTTCGTCTGGCTGCCGTCGGCGCAGAAGGACGCGCAGTTCCAGGGCATCTGGAACGCGATCTGCAGCGCGGCCGGCGTGCCGCGCGCATGGCTCGCGTCGCAGCCGGAGCCGGCGCCTTCGGCCGTCAAGACGAGCACGGTCGTCGTCACGCCGCAGATGATGGCGGGCGCGGACAGCCTGTCGATCGGCCGCGGCGCGACGCTCGCGATGCGCTGCACGATGTGTCACGGCGCGCGCGGGATGAGCGATGCGAATTCGCCGAACCTCGCGGGCCAGTACGCGGCCGTCATCTACAAGCAGTTGAAGGACTTCCAGACGGGCGCGCGCACGAACGCGGTGATGGCGCCGATGGTCGCGAACCTCACCGACCAGGACATGCGCGATCTCGCGGCGTTCTACTCGTATCTGCCGCACACCGCGACGCAGCTCGCCGCCGCGCCGCCGAAGATCGTCGCGAGCGGCGCGCCGATGCGCAACATCGCGCCGTGCGCGTCGTGCCACGGCGGGATGGACAACAAGGTCGGCGGGCCGAGGCTCGAAGGCGAGCCGGAGGTCTACATCAACGCGCAGTTGCAGGCGTTCGCGTCGGGCGCGCGGCACAACGACATCAGCGAGCAGATGCGCAACGTCGCGCGACAGATGACGCCCGGCGAGATCGCGGCCGCCGCGCGGTATTACGCGGGCCGGCCCTGA
- a CDS encoding aspartyl protease family protein codes for MVQHAIASTPSPTRAASAFLRRAPRALPIVALVCAAALLAAGCREREEPPRGVMPVLSASFKPTSGFVVPVAIAGKTYHFLVDTGASHTVIDNRLAQSITQPSTDEQIPIAYRTMLEKGLTTSDGVLPQERVRLWQPLPIALGSYEVPSFYPWLGLDLSLLSQVFGTRIDGVVGIEIFRQLSWIADNRSGTLTAWRNPPAGQRFQHCVPYQDSFGQSPAVSVDFGDQWAMFRFDTGARHSIVSAPTLAFLAGRQAAKPLGGTVPSVSANGVGQSRDYFAKGLSFDGKPIGSLRIAEGGGDMLGMNFLARLDRYMFVPSTMEFCYDASRFTRDDPRPLRTIAIRFVDGHVELFHNRPDDLARYGLENGDVLVEIDGKRVDPSAIDDARDRLSTAPSGSLEIEVERGGARRRVRI; via the coding sequence ATGGTTCAACACGCAATCGCCTCGACGCCGTCGCCGACGCGCGCCGCATCCGCCTTCCTCCGCCGCGCGCCGCGCGCGTTGCCGATCGTCGCGCTCGTGTGCGCCGCCGCGCTTCTCGCGGCCGGCTGCCGCGAGCGCGAAGAGCCGCCGCGCGGCGTCATGCCGGTGCTGAGCGCATCGTTCAAGCCGACGAGCGGCTTCGTCGTGCCCGTCGCGATCGCGGGCAAGACGTATCACTTTCTCGTCGACACGGGCGCGAGCCACACGGTGATCGACAATCGGCTCGCGCAGTCGATCACGCAGCCGTCGACCGACGAACAGATTCCGATCGCGTACCGGACGATGCTCGAAAAAGGCCTGACGACCTCGGATGGCGTGCTGCCGCAGGAGCGCGTGCGCCTGTGGCAGCCGCTGCCGATCGCGCTCGGCAGCTACGAAGTGCCGAGCTTCTATCCGTGGCTCGGCCTCGATCTGTCGTTGCTGTCGCAGGTGTTCGGCACGCGGATCGACGGCGTCGTCGGCATCGAGATCTTTCGCCAGCTGAGCTGGATCGCCGACAATCGCAGCGGCACGCTGACGGCGTGGCGCAATCCGCCGGCCGGGCAGCGCTTTCAGCATTGCGTCCCGTATCAGGACAGCTTCGGCCAGTCGCCCGCCGTGAGCGTCGATTTCGGCGATCAATGGGCGATGTTCCGCTTCGATACGGGCGCGCGCCATTCGATCGTGTCGGCGCCGACGCTCGCGTTCCTCGCCGGCCGTCAGGCCGCCAAGCCGCTCGGCGGCACGGTGCCGAGCGTGTCGGCGAACGGCGTCGGCCAGTCGCGCGATTACTTCGCGAAAGGGCTGTCGTTCGACGGCAAGCCGATCGGCAGCCTGCGCATCGCCGAAGGCGGCGGCGACATGCTCGGGATGAACTTCCTCGCGCGCCTCGATCGCTACATGTTCGTGCCGAGCACGATGGAGTTTTGCTACGACGCGAGCCGCTTCACGCGGGACGATCCGCGGCCGCTGCGCACGATCGCGATCCGCTTCGTCGACGGCCATGTCGAGCTGTTCCACAATCGTCCGGACGATCTCGCGCGCTACGGCCTCGAGAACGGCGACGTGCTCGTCGAGATCGACGGCAAGCGCGTCGATCCTTCGGCGATCGACGACGCGCGCGACCGACTGAGCACTGCGCCTTCGGGATCGCTCGAAATCGAGGTCGAACGCGGCGGCGCGCGCCGCCGCGTGCGGATTTGA
- a CDS encoding b(o/a)3-type cytochrome-c oxidase subunit 1 has product MLKNNRLVLAHFWLAFAVFGVALLLGAWQMLARSPLHPWLGNPELYYRSVTAHGSVMGYVFPTLIAMGFGYAISELALKMPLVGRRWAWTGFWLIALGSVVAMTPVSLGLSSVLYTFYPPMIGSPFYYLGVVLVVVGSWIWVALMSVNLYAWKKGNRGKPIPLAMFANVAGAYLWGWTAVGAAIEILFQILPVAVGLKSTIDAGLARVFFSWTLHAIVYFWLIPAYIAYYTLVPRAIGGKLYSDGMARISFILFLVGAMPIGIHHLFADPQVGSGFKFLQSVFTALVAVPTLLTVFTVCASVEIAARLRGGKGAFGWLRALPWHEPMMLAVAFSFVMLGFGGAGGLINMSYQLDSTIHNTQWITGHFHLIFGGAVVIMYFAIAYELWPHLTGRALGSLRLVKTQLWLWFIGMIVTTFPWHYVGILGMPRRMAYYDYSDPALAPQAAWVIMSVVGALILVASAVLFFVVLIRSHCGAKVKPAEFTFSSAVHEPKTLPVALNSFALWIALMIGLTVVNYGYPIAQLMALKQPSVPAIYMGAQR; this is encoded by the coding sequence GTGTTAAAGAATAATCGACTGGTGCTCGCCCACTTCTGGCTCGCGTTCGCGGTGTTCGGCGTCGCGCTGCTGCTCGGCGCGTGGCAGATGCTCGCGCGCAGCCCGCTGCATCCTTGGCTCGGCAATCCCGAGCTCTACTATCGTTCGGTGACGGCGCACGGCTCCGTGATGGGCTACGTGTTCCCGACGCTGATCGCGATGGGCTTCGGCTACGCGATCAGCGAGCTCGCGCTCAAGATGCCGCTCGTCGGCCGCCGCTGGGCGTGGACGGGCTTCTGGCTGATCGCGCTCGGCTCGGTCGTCGCGATGACGCCCGTGTCGCTCGGCCTGTCGTCGGTGCTGTACACGTTCTATCCGCCGATGATCGGCAGCCCGTTCTACTACCTCGGTGTCGTGCTCGTCGTCGTCGGCTCGTGGATCTGGGTCGCGCTGATGTCGGTGAACCTGTATGCGTGGAAGAAGGGCAATCGCGGCAAGCCGATCCCGCTCGCGATGTTCGCGAACGTCGCGGGCGCGTATCTGTGGGGCTGGACCGCGGTCGGCGCCGCGATCGAGATCCTGTTCCAGATCCTGCCCGTCGCGGTCGGGCTCAAGTCGACGATCGACGCGGGCCTCGCGCGCGTGTTCTTCTCGTGGACGCTGCATGCGATCGTCTACTTCTGGCTGATCCCCGCGTACATCGCGTACTACACGCTCGTGCCGCGCGCGATCGGCGGCAAGCTGTACAGCGACGGGATGGCGCGCATCTCGTTCATCCTGTTCCTCGTCGGCGCGATGCCGATCGGCATTCACCACCTGTTCGCCGATCCGCAGGTGGGCTCCGGCTTCAAGTTCCTGCAATCGGTGTTCACGGCGCTCGTCGCGGTGCCGACGCTCCTCACGGTGTTCACGGTGTGCGCGTCGGTCGAGATCGCGGCGCGCCTGCGCGGCGGCAAGGGCGCGTTCGGCTGGCTGCGCGCGCTGCCGTGGCACGAGCCGATGATGCTCGCCGTCGCGTTCTCGTTCGTGATGCTCGGCTTCGGCGGCGCGGGCGGGCTCATCAACATGAGCTACCAGCTCGATTCGACGATCCACAACACGCAGTGGATCACGGGCCACTTCCACCTGATCTTCGGCGGCGCTGTCGTCATCATGTACTTCGCGATCGCCTACGAGCTGTGGCCGCATCTGACGGGCCGCGCGCTCGGCAGCCTGCGCCTCGTCAAGACGCAGCTGTGGCTGTGGTTCATCGGGATGATCGTCACGACGTTCCCGTGGCACTACGTCGGCATCCTCGGCATGCCGCGCCGGATGGCCTATTACGACTACAGCGACCCCGCGCTCGCGCCGCAGGCGGCGTGGGTGATCATGTCCGTCGTCGGCGCGCTGATCCTCGTCGCGTCGGCCGTGCTGTTCTTCGTCGTGCTGATACGCAGCCATTGCGGCGCGAAGGTGAAGCCCGCCGAGTTCACGTTCAGCTCGGCCGTCCACGAGCCGAAGACGCTGCCCGTCGCGCTCAACAGCTTCGCGCTGTGGATCGCGCTGATGATCGGCCTCACGGTCGTCAACTACGGCTATCCGATCGCGCAGCTGATGGCGCTCAAGCAACCGTCGGTGCCGGCGATCTACATGGGGGCGCAGCGATGA
- a CDS encoding SDR family oxidoreductase, protein MSMKVLLIGASGRTGRALADLLLKQQDFEVTALVRRPDFALPGAKVVVADLTADFSSAFNGITHAIYAAGSAESEGAAEEEQVDRDAVARAAEYAKAHNVQKLVVISSLSAYWPERSPEFLRHYSQMKREGDDRVIASGIDYVILRPGPLSDDPGVGKIALTEDRLDDSAPVARQDVAWAAIEAIKLGISKKTIGFVGGGVPIEQALRA, encoded by the coding sequence ATGTCGATGAAGGTACTGCTGATTGGCGCGTCCGGCCGCACGGGCCGCGCGCTCGCGGACCTGCTGCTCAAGCAGCAGGATTTCGAGGTCACGGCGCTGGTGCGCCGGCCGGATTTCGCGCTGCCGGGCGCGAAAGTCGTCGTCGCCGATCTGACGGCGGACTTCTCGTCCGCATTCAACGGAATCACGCACGCGATCTACGCGGCGGGCTCCGCCGAATCCGAAGGCGCGGCCGAAGAGGAGCAGGTCGACCGCGACGCGGTTGCGCGCGCAGCCGAATACGCGAAGGCGCACAACGTGCAGAAGCTCGTCGTGATCAGCTCGCTCTCCGCATACTGGCCGGAGCGCAGCCCCGAGTTCCTGCGCCACTATTCGCAGATGAAGCGCGAAGGCGACGACCGCGTGATCGCATCGGGCATCGACTACGTGATCCTGCGGCCGGGTCCGCTGTCCGACGATCCGGGCGTCGGCAAGATCGCGCTCACCGAGGATCGCCTCGACGACTCAGCGCCCGTCGCGCGACAGGACGTCGCATGGGCGGCGATCGAGGCGATCAAGCTCGGCATCTCGAAGAAGACGATCGGCTTCGTCGGCGGCGGCGTGCCGATCGAGCAGGCGCTGCGCGCCTGA
- a CDS encoding cupredoxin domain-containing protein, which translates to MPDRLDGAQLAARIERRWAILAVGLMVVLVAMMVFTGLHWAMMPPSRVETIDPTTLHVSGEFVESNLGTAREPDGSVTVRVIGQQYSFTPQCILVPANTPVTFRATSADVVHGFLITDTNINSMLEPGYVATFRTTFDKPRDHLMPCHEYCGTGHEGMWAHVKVIDRAEFDKLASGARRLSCVKE; encoded by the coding sequence ATGCCAGACCGTCTCGACGGCGCGCAGCTCGCGGCCCGGATCGAGCGCAGGTGGGCGATCCTGGCCGTCGGCCTGATGGTCGTCCTCGTCGCCATGATGGTGTTCACCGGCCTGCATTGGGCGATGATGCCGCCGTCGCGCGTCGAAACGATCGATCCGACGACGCTGCACGTCTCCGGCGAATTCGTCGAGAGCAACCTCGGCACCGCGCGCGAGCCGGACGGCTCGGTCACGGTGCGCGTGATCGGCCAGCAGTATTCGTTCACGCCGCAGTGCATCCTCGTGCCGGCGAACACGCCCGTCACGTTCCGCGCGACGAGCGCGGACGTCGTGCACGGCTTCCTCATCACCGACACCAACATCAACTCGATGCTCGAGCCCGGCTACGTCGCGACGTTCCGGACGACCTTCGACAAGCCGAGGGACCACCTGATGCCGTGCCACGAGTATTGCGGCACGGGGCACGAGGGGATGTGGGCGCACGTCAAGGTCATTGACCGTGCGGAATTCGACAAACTGGCGTCCGGCGCGCGGAGACTGAGCTGTGTTAAAGAATAA
- a CDS encoding HDOD domain-containing protein, with amino-acid sequence MPITAQLPRTALLDKLWARMNERGDFPLLSDALRATMAAMKNDDLDFTALVRVVLSDFALTQKVLRLANSAMYMAFGGNITTVTRALMVLGMDAVGHLVVGLKLVDHFHHSAPRRIDAKLELNRALLSGCVARKLTEHVDLRAGEEAVVCTLMRQVGKLLVVCYLDAEWEAIRRRAAEHDDDDEAACRTVLGVGFDEIGLEAASRWRLPELIRAGMARFDANDGAPHDVQWLRAVSHCSTDVATALTSLHAQQRDARIAALAHRFHGALGTGADELAEIAASLSREETSDTVMREIVELRANADKIARGASTPQACLEAGLADLRALPSEHVLGPVLALASESVLAGLAFTRTVMFVRRDDGMFAARLGFGPNVDATLEQLRFHEAFQPDVFHLAITNSVGIFIENAHDPKMVKRLPAWYRDAFDDARAFVLLPVTAEQNAVALLYGDWSAGQPARKITQQEMGVLNELATELGRFFHDAQADDK; translated from the coding sequence ATGCCAATCACCGCACAACTGCCGCGAACGGCGCTGCTCGACAAGCTCTGGGCCCGGATGAACGAGCGCGGCGATTTTCCGCTGCTGTCGGACGCGCTGCGCGCGACGATGGCCGCGATGAAGAACGACGATCTCGACTTCACGGCGCTCGTGCGCGTCGTGCTGTCGGATTTCGCGCTGACGCAAAAAGTGCTGCGGCTCGCGAACTCGGCGATGTACATGGCGTTCGGCGGCAACATCACGACCGTCACGCGTGCGCTGATGGTGCTCGGCATGGACGCCGTCGGCCATCTCGTCGTCGGGCTCAAGCTCGTCGACCATTTCCATCACAGCGCGCCGCGCCGCATCGACGCGAAGCTCGAACTGAACCGCGCGCTGCTGTCGGGCTGCGTCGCGCGCAAGCTGACCGAGCATGTCGATCTGCGCGCGGGTGAGGAAGCGGTTGTCTGCACGTTGATGCGCCAGGTCGGCAAGCTGCTCGTCGTCTGCTATCTCGACGCCGAGTGGGAAGCGATCCGCCGGCGCGCGGCCGAGCATGACGACGACGACGAAGCCGCGTGCCGCACGGTGCTCGGCGTCGGCTTCGACGAGATCGGCCTCGAGGCGGCGTCGCGCTGGCGGCTGCCGGAGCTGATCCGCGCGGGCATGGCGCGCTTCGACGCGAACGACGGCGCGCCGCACGACGTCCAGTGGCTGCGCGCGGTGAGCCACTGCTCGACCGACGTCGCGACCGCGCTCACGTCGTTGCACGCGCAGCAGCGCGACGCACGGATCGCGGCGCTCGCGCACCGCTTTCACGGCGCGCTCGGCACCGGCGCGGACGAGCTCGCCGAGATCGCGGCGTCGCTGTCGCGCGAAGAGACGAGCGACACGGTGATGCGCGAGATCGTCGAGCTGCGCGCGAACGCGGACAAGATCGCGCGCGGCGCGTCGACGCCGCAGGCGTGCCTCGAAGCGGGCCTCGCGGATCTGCGCGCGCTGCCGTCCGAGCACGTGCTCGGCCCGGTGCTCGCGCTCGCGTCCGAAAGCGTGCTCGCGGGCCTCGCGTTCACGCGCACCGTGATGTTCGTGCGGCGCGACGACGGCATGTTCGCCGCGCGGCTCGGCTTCGGGCCGAACGTCGACGCCACGCTTGAACAGTTGCGCTTTCACGAGGCGTTCCAGCCCGACGTGTTCCATCTCGCGATCACGAACTCGGTCGGCATCTTCATCGAGAACGCGCATGATCCGAAGATGGTCAAGCGGCTGCCCGCGTGGTATCGGGACGCGTTTGACGACGCGCGCGCGTTCGTGCTGCTGCCCGTGACCGCGGAGCAAAACGCGGTCGCGCTGCTGTACGGCGACTGGTCGGCCGGCCAGCCGGCGCGCAAGATCACGCAGCAGGAAATGGGCGTGCTCAACGAGCTCGCGACCGAGCTCGGGCGCTTCTTTCACGACGCGCAGGCCGACGACAAATAG
- the cdpA gene encoding cyclic di-GMP phosphodiesterase CdpA, with the protein MPARAGTPRADDTVRSWLEQTVGAVDFLAHVDRDLRFLYVSDAGLRFIGYHREYLHTLTLRDLIPEQDTATLDGLLARASASGDVEKATLCLVKSLTYPLDVEVRAVRSRHHGVDGFAIAAFDVSSWRAIEARLTYELHHDPMTGLDNLSALLPALMRAQKTADEGGGCTALLLLDLDDYQRINRALGYDAGDALLRDTAQRLQRLATRGERLARVASDKFAVMLNAPTRIDAIDAAEALARQLQTAVQRPYAYDGQAVHLSASVGIAIYPDARAASKHAQHHSPLLRRADRALSRAKAAGGNALAFHQPTDDPADAERLKLEADLYNGVRNGEFSLHFQPITKSHTGAVVGVEALIRWHHPVHGLVAPATFIPLAESIGLINYLGNWVLKAACMQLVSWDRQGIALQYVAVNVSPQQFRDPRFTQSVRDAIKLTGIDPCRIVLEITESLLMHDPHHAKTLLEEVTELGIRFAVDDFGTGYSSLAYLQSFPLAKLKIDRSFVENLLTSRNDRAIVSAVVGLAQTLELELVAEGVETEAQRTLLTEMGCNHIQGWLVCRALPSDELAQRFEAQELYLHEAA; encoded by the coding sequence ATGCCCGCGCGCGCCGGCACGCCGCGCGCCGACGATACGGTCCGAAGCTGGCTGGAGCAAACCGTCGGTGCGGTCGATTTCCTCGCTCACGTCGACCGCGATCTGCGCTTCCTGTACGTGTCCGACGCGGGCCTGCGCTTCATCGGCTACCACCGCGAATATCTGCACACGCTCACGCTGCGCGACCTGATCCCCGAGCAGGATACCGCGACGCTCGACGGCCTGCTCGCCCGCGCGTCCGCGTCGGGCGACGTCGAGAAGGCGACGCTCTGTCTCGTCAAGTCGCTGACCTACCCGCTCGACGTCGAGGTGCGCGCGGTGCGCAGCCGCCACCACGGCGTCGACGGCTTCGCGATCGCGGCGTTCGACGTGTCGTCGTGGCGGGCGATCGAGGCGCGGCTCACCTACGAGCTGCACCACGACCCGATGACGGGGCTCGACAACCTGTCCGCGCTGCTGCCCGCGCTGATGCGCGCGCAAAAGACGGCCGACGAAGGCGGCGGCTGCACCGCGCTTTTGCTGCTCGATCTCGACGACTACCAGCGAATCAACCGCGCGCTCGGCTACGACGCGGGCGACGCGCTGCTGCGCGACACCGCCCAGCGGCTGCAGCGGCTCGCGACCCGCGGCGAACGGCTCGCGCGCGTCGCGAGCGACAAGTTCGCGGTGATGCTGAACGCGCCCACGCGCATCGACGCGATCGACGCGGCCGAGGCGCTCGCCCGACAGCTGCAGACGGCCGTGCAGCGGCCGTACGCGTACGACGGGCAGGCCGTGCACCTGTCGGCGAGCGTCGGCATCGCGATCTATCCGGACGCGCGCGCCGCGTCGAAGCACGCGCAGCACCACAGTCCGCTGCTGCGGCGCGCGGACCGCGCGCTCTCGCGGGCGAAGGCGGCGGGCGGCAACGCGCTCGCGTTCCACCAGCCGACCGACGATCCGGCCGACGCCGAGCGCCTGAAGCTCGAGGCCGATCTCTACAACGGCGTGCGCAACGGCGAGTTCTCGCTGCACTTCCAGCCGATCACGAAGAGCCACACGGGCGCCGTCGTCGGCGTCGAGGCGCTGATCCGCTGGCATCACCCGGTGCACGGGCTCGTCGCGCCGGCAACGTTCATTCCGCTCGCGGAGTCGATCGGCCTCATCAACTATCTCGGCAACTGGGTGCTGAAGGCCGCGTGCATGCAGCTCGTGTCGTGGGACCGGCAAGGCATCGCTCTGCAATACGTGGCCGTCAACGTGTCGCCGCAGCAGTTCCGCGATCCGCGCTTCACGCAGAGCGTGCGCGACGCGATCAAGCTGACGGGCATCGATCCGTGCCGGATCGTTCTCGAGATCACCGAAAGCCTTCTGATGCACGATCCGCATCACGCGAAGACGCTGCTCGAGGAAGTGACCGAGCTCGGCATCCGGTTCGCGGTCGACGATTTCGGCACCGGCTATTCGAGCCTTGCGTACCTGCAGAGCTTCCCGCTCGCGAAGTTGAAGATCGACAGAAGTTTCGTCGAAAATCTGTTGACGTCGAGAAACGACCGCGCGATCGTGTCGGCGGTCGTCGGCCTTGCGCAGACGCTCGAGCTCGAGCTCGTCGCCGAGGGCGTCGAGACCGAGGCGCAGCGCACGCTGCTGACGGAGATGGGCTGCAACCACATCCAGGGCTGGCTCGTCTGCCGCGCGCTGCCGTCGGACGAGCTCGCGCAGCGCTTCGAGGCGCAGGAGCTTTATCTGCACGAAGCCGCATGA
- a CDS encoding peroxiredoxin — MNRKLASGAAAALFALYTVAAHAVLKVGDAAPDFSAQASLGGKTYTYSLADALKKGPVVLYFYPAAFTTGCTIEAHAFADAVDAYKQYGATVIGVSADDIETLTKFSVSECRSKFPVAADPDAKIIREYDAKLPAISKANRVSYVISPEGKILYEYTSLSPDKHVENTLNAVKAWVASHKQP; from the coding sequence ATGAATCGAAAACTGGCATCGGGCGCGGCGGCCGCGCTCTTCGCGCTGTACACGGTCGCGGCCCATGCGGTGCTGAAGGTCGGCGATGCGGCGCCCGACTTCAGCGCGCAGGCGTCGCTCGGCGGCAAGACTTACACGTACTCGCTCGCCGACGCGCTGAAGAAGGGCCCCGTCGTGCTGTACTTCTATCCGGCCGCGTTCACGACCGGCTGCACGATCGAGGCGCACGCGTTCGCCGACGCGGTCGATGCTTACAAACAGTATGGCGCGACGGTGATCGGCGTCTCGGCGGACGACATCGAGACGCTGACGAAGTTTTCGGTCAGCGAGTGCCGCAGCAAGTTCCCGGTCGCCGCCGATCCGGATGCGAAGATCATCCGCGAGTACGACGCGAAGCTGCCGGCGATTTCGAAGGCGAACCGCGTGTCGTACGTGATTTCGCCGGAAGGGAAGATCCTCTACGAGTACACGAGCCTGTCGCCCGACAAGCACGTCGAGAACACGCTGAACGCGGTGAAGGCGTGGGTGGCGTCGCACAAGCAGCCGTGA
- a CDS encoding c-type cytochrome, whose product MEASVHKHLIVKFRGALANAAFALLAAAFAASAAHAQPAADAASVKRGEYLARAGDCIACHTVPGEKLFAGGRAMPTPFGTLYSPNITPDNEAGIGKWTADEFYTMMHTGRSRDGSLLYPAMPFAAYTKVTRADSDAIFAYLRSVPPVKLANRPHDMRFPYNNRQLLIGWRTLFFKEGEYQPDNSKSAEWNRGAYLVQGLGHCSMCHTAINALGGSSESNAFEGGLIPMQAWYAPSLTSNREAGLGDWSIADITGLLQAGASHRGAVYGPMAEVVYDSLQHLSDDDVRAMAVYLKSLPQRGGEAEAALKTTMPASEQARLHKLGAKIYDAQCASCHGKTGRGKTPAFPPLAGNQSIQMTSAVNPIRMVLNGGYAPGTAKNPEPYGMPPFAQSLSDDEVAAVTTFIRTAWGNRGTPVSAKEANALRSAPLY is encoded by the coding sequence ATGGAGGCCTCGGTGCACAAGCATTTGATCGTCAAATTCCGCGGTGCGCTCGCGAATGCCGCGTTCGCGCTGCTCGCGGCGGCGTTCGCCGCATCCGCCGCGCACGCGCAGCCCGCCGCCGACGCGGCGAGCGTCAAGCGCGGCGAATATCTGGCGCGCGCGGGCGACTGCATCGCGTGCCATACGGTGCCGGGCGAGAAGCTCTTCGCGGGCGGCCGCGCGATGCCGACGCCGTTCGGCACGCTGTATTCGCCGAACATCACGCCCGACAACGAGGCGGGCATCGGCAAATGGACGGCCGACGAGTTCTACACGATGATGCACACCGGGCGTTCGCGCGACGGCTCGCTGCTGTACCCGGCGATGCCGTTCGCCGCGTACACGAAGGTCACGCGCGCGGATTCGGACGCGATCTTCGCGTACCTGCGCTCGGTGCCGCCCGTGAAGCTCGCGAACCGGCCGCACGACATGCGCTTTCCGTACAACAACCGGCAGCTGCTGATCGGCTGGCGCACGCTGTTCTTCAAGGAGGGCGAGTATCAGCCGGACAACTCGAAGTCGGCGGAATGGAATCGCGGCGCGTATCTCGTGCAGGGGCTCGGCCATTGCTCGATGTGCCACACCGCGATCAACGCGCTCGGCGGCAGCTCCGAATCGAACGCGTTCGAGGGCGGACTGATTCCGATGCAGGCGTGGTACGCGCCTTCGCTCACGTCGAACCGGGAAGCGGGGCTCGGCGACTGGAGCATCGCCGACATCACGGGGCTCCTGCAGGCGGGCGCATCGCATCGCGGCGCGGTGTACGGGCCGATGGCCGAAGTCGTCTACGACAGCCTGCAGCACCTGTCCGACGACGACGTGCGCGCGATGGCCGTGTATCTGAAGTCGCTGCCGCAGCGCGGCGGCGAGGCCGAGGCCGCGCTGAAGACGACGATGCCCGCATCGGAGCAGGCGCGCCTCCACAAGCTCGGCGCGAAGATCTACGACGCGCAGTGCGCGAGCTGCCACGGCAAGACGGGGCGCGGCAAGACGCCCGCGTTCCCGCCGCTCGCGGGCAACCAGTCGATCCAGATGACCTCCGCGGTGAACCCGATCCGCATGGTGCTGAACGGCGGCTATGCGCCCGGCACCGCGAAGAATCCCGAGCCCTACGGCATGCCGCCGTTCGCCCAGTCGCTGTCGGACGACGAAGTGGCCGCCGTGACGACGTTCATCCGCACCGCCTGGGGCAACCGCGGCACGCCGGTTTCCGCGAAGGAAGCCAACGCGCTGCGTTCCGCTCCGCTCTATTGA